Proteins encoded in a region of the Mycolicibacterium neoaurum genome:
- a CDS encoding amino acid permease encodes MTERLRRKSVEQSIADTDEPGTRLRKDLTWWDLTVFGVSVVVGAGIFTVTASTAANITGPAISVSFLLAAVTCGLAALCYAEFASTVPVAGSAYTFSYATFGEFIAWIIGWDLILEFAVGAAVVAKGWSSYLGTVFGFSGGVVAVGPLDFDWGALLIVGTVAALLALGTKLSSHVSLVITAVKVSVVLLVVIVGAFYIKVANYTPFIPPTESGESAGSGVDQSVFSLLTGAAGSHYGIYGLLAGASIVFFAFIGFDVVATTAEETRNPQRDVARGILASLAIVTVLYVAVSVVLSGMASYVDMKEAGGGHPNLATAFELNGVDWAAKVISIGALAGLTTVVMVLMLGLSRVLFAMSRDGLLPRSLARTGSRGTPVRITVIVAVLVALAASLFPVNRLEEMVNVGTLFAFVLVSAGVIVLRRSRPDLERGFRVPWVPLLPIASIVACLWLMLNLTALTWIRFIAWMALGVLIYLAYGRGHSLLGQRQALDGKI; translated from the coding sequence GTGACGGAACGATTGCGCAGGAAATCCGTAGAGCAGTCCATCGCCGATACCGACGAACCGGGTACCCGGCTGCGCAAGGATCTGACCTGGTGGGACCTGACGGTCTTCGGTGTGTCGGTCGTCGTGGGTGCCGGCATCTTCACCGTCACCGCCTCCACCGCGGCCAATATCACCGGCCCGGCGATCTCGGTGTCGTTTCTGTTGGCTGCCGTCACCTGTGGCCTGGCCGCCCTGTGTTACGCCGAGTTCGCCTCGACGGTGCCGGTGGCCGGTAGCGCCTACACGTTCTCCTATGCGACCTTCGGCGAGTTCATCGCCTGGATCATCGGTTGGGACCTGATCCTGGAGTTCGCCGTCGGTGCCGCCGTGGTGGCCAAGGGGTGGTCGAGCTATCTGGGAACGGTGTTCGGCTTCTCCGGTGGTGTCGTCGCGGTCGGACCACTCGATTTTGACTGGGGTGCCCTGCTGATCGTCGGCACCGTCGCGGCGCTGCTGGCACTGGGGACCAAACTGTCCTCGCATGTCAGTCTCGTCATCACCGCCGTCAAGGTGTCGGTGGTGCTGCTGGTGGTGATCGTCGGCGCCTTCTACATCAAGGTGGCCAACTACACACCCTTCATCCCGCCCACCGAATCGGGGGAGTCCGCGGGGTCCGGTGTGGACCAGTCGGTCTTCTCGCTGCTGACCGGCGCGGCGGGCAGTCACTACGGCATCTACGGTCTGCTGGCGGGTGCGTCGATCGTCTTCTTCGCCTTCATCGGTTTCGACGTGGTCGCGACGACAGCCGAGGAGACCAGGAATCCGCAGCGCGACGTCGCCAGGGGAATCCTTGCCTCGTTGGCGATCGTGACCGTCCTCTACGTGGCGGTGTCGGTGGTGCTGTCCGGGATGGCCTCCTACGTCGACATGAAGGAGGCCGGTGGCGGACATCCCAACCTGGCCACCGCGTTCGAACTCAACGGTGTGGACTGGGCCGCGAAGGTCATCTCGATCGGAGCGCTGGCGGGCTTGACCACCGTGGTGATGGTGCTGATGCTCGGCCTGTCGCGGGTGCTGTTCGCGATGTCGCGTGACGGCTTGCTCCCGCGGTCACTGGCGCGCACCGGCTCCCGGGGAACCCCGGTGCGGATCACCGTCATCGTGGCTGTACTGGTCGCGCTGGCGGCCTCGCTGTTCCCGGTCAACCGGCTCGAAGAGATGGTCAATGTGGGCACGTTGTTCGCCTTCGTGCTGGTGTCGGCGGGTGTCATCGTGCTCCGGCGCAGTCGCCCGGATCTCGAACGTGGCTTCCGGGTGCCGTGGGTGCCGCTGCTGCCGATCGCCTCGATCGTCGCGTGTCTGTGGTTGATGCTGAATCTGACCGCGTTGACCTGGATCAGGTTCATCGCGTGGATGGCCTTGGGTGTGTTGATCTACCTTGCCTACGGGCGTGGGCATTCGCTACTCGGTCAGCGACAGGCGCTCGACGGCAAGATCTGA
- a CDS encoding fasciclin domain-containing protein has protein sequence MTFSLNTHKLAGVACTAAAATGLLFASAGVAQAAPVGPGCAAYAAQNPVGPASVTGMAADPVAVAAANNPMLKTLTQALSGQLNPHVNLVDTLNSAPALTVFAPTDEAFAKIDPATIERLKTDSALLTSILTYHVVEGQASPEQVVGMHKTMQGADVTVTAPNMMMPAELKVNDANVVCGGVQTANATVYLIDTVLMPPM, from the coding sequence ATGACTTTCTCGCTGAACACCCACAAGCTCGCCGGCGTCGCGTGCACCGCCGCCGCCGCTACCGGCCTCCTGTTCGCTTCTGCCGGAGTGGCCCAGGCCGCCCCGGTCGGCCCCGGCTGCGCCGCGTACGCCGCCCAGAACCCGGTCGGCCCGGCCTCGGTGACCGGCATGGCGGCCGATCCGGTGGCCGTCGCGGCGGCCAACAACCCGATGCTCAAGACACTCACCCAGGCGCTTTCGGGTCAGCTCAACCCGCACGTGAATCTGGTCGACACCCTCAACAGTGCTCCCGCGCTGACGGTGTTCGCGCCCACCGATGAGGCTTTCGCCAAGATCGACCCGGCGACCATCGAGCGGCTCAAGACCGACTCGGCATTGCTGACCAGCATCTTGACCTACCACGTGGTCGAGGGCCAGGCCAGCCCCGAGCAGGTTGTGGGCATGCACAAGACCATGCAGGGCGCCGACGTGACCGTGACGGCCCCGAACATGATGATGCCGGCCGAGCTGAAGGTCAACGACGCCAACGTGGTGTGCGGGGGCGTGCAGACCGCCAACGCCACCGTCTACCTCATCGACACCGTGTTGATGCCGCCCATGTGA
- a CDS encoding cytochrome c biogenesis protein DipZ translates to MATLITIGFLGGLITGISPCILPVLPVIFFSGTQAGDTAAPTGSARTSRLRPYLVITGLVVSFSLVTLLGSALLSLLHLPQDTIRWLALAALVAIGLGLIFPRFEAVLEKPFARLPQKQFYSGTSGFGLGLTLGVLYVPCAGPVLAAIVVAGATGSIGADIIALTLSFAIGAALPLLFFALAGRRVTERVAAFRRRQRQIRVVAGVVTIGLAVALVFNLPAVLQRAIPDYTAALQYRVGGEEQLREKLDLGGLVNDQNAELSNCTNGAPVLESCGTAPDIKGIAAWLNTPGNAPIDLKSLRGKVVLIDFWAYSCINCQRATPHLVDWYAAYRDHGLQVIGVHTPEYAFEKVQANVVSGAADLGITYPVAMDNNFSTWTNYRNRYWPAHYLIDKNGVVRHIKFGEGDYATTEKLIRQLLSDGDSRTLPAATERSDDTPTAPTTPETYFSVGKVVNYGGTGVYDEGNHTFDFPDRLAPDSFALRGPWALNYQGITARADGATIRLNYRARNVYLVVGGNGTVRITHEGVTRELPVSGPPNMRQIIADDPAGTGTVEVSLDDGLQAFSFTYG, encoded by the coding sequence ATGGCCACTTTGATCACGATCGGCTTCCTCGGTGGCCTGATCACCGGCATCTCGCCGTGCATTCTGCCGGTGTTGCCGGTCATCTTCTTCTCAGGGACCCAGGCCGGGGACACCGCAGCACCCACCGGTTCGGCGCGGACGTCGCGGCTGCGGCCGTATCTGGTGATCACCGGCCTGGTCGTGAGCTTCAGCCTGGTCACACTGCTCGGATCGGCTCTGCTGTCGCTGCTGCACCTACCCCAGGACACCATCCGCTGGCTGGCCCTGGCGGCGTTGGTGGCCATTGGCCTCGGGCTGATCTTCCCGCGGTTCGAAGCCGTGCTGGAGAAGCCGTTCGCCCGGTTGCCGCAGAAGCAGTTCTATTCGGGCACCAGCGGTTTCGGTCTCGGTCTCACCCTGGGCGTGCTGTACGTACCGTGCGCAGGCCCGGTGCTCGCGGCGATCGTCGTTGCCGGCGCCACCGGCAGCATCGGCGCGGACATCATCGCCCTGACACTGTCGTTCGCGATCGGCGCCGCCCTGCCCCTCCTGTTCTTCGCCCTGGCCGGGCGGCGGGTCACCGAGCGGGTGGCGGCATTTCGTCGCCGGCAGCGCCAGATCCGCGTCGTCGCGGGGGTGGTCACCATCGGATTGGCCGTGGCATTGGTGTTCAACCTTCCCGCGGTGTTACAGCGCGCCATCCCCGACTACACCGCCGCCCTGCAGTACCGGGTCGGCGGCGAGGAGCAGCTGCGCGAGAAGCTCGACCTCGGCGGGTTGGTCAACGATCAGAATGCCGAGTTGTCGAACTGCACCAACGGTGCGCCCGTCCTGGAAAGCTGCGGCACCGCACCGGACATCAAAGGGATCGCGGCATGGCTCAATACTCCGGGCAACGCACCGATCGACCTGAAGTCCTTGCGCGGCAAGGTGGTACTGATCGACTTCTGGGCCTACTCATGCATCAACTGTCAGCGGGCCACACCGCATCTGGTCGACTGGTATGCGGCCTACCGGGACCACGGTCTGCAGGTCATCGGTGTGCACACCCCCGAGTACGCCTTCGAGAAGGTGCAGGCCAACGTCGTCAGCGGTGCCGCCGATCTCGGCATCACCTATCCCGTGGCGATGGACAACAACTTCTCGACCTGGACCAACTATCGCAACCGTTACTGGCCCGCCCACTACCTGATCGACAAGAACGGCGTGGTGCGCCACATCAAGTTCGGCGAGGGCGACTACGCCACCACCGAAAAGCTGATCCGCCAACTTCTTTCCGACGGTGACAGCCGTACCCTGCCGGCGGCGACGGAACGCTCGGACGACACCCCGACAGCCCCCACCACACCGGAGACGTACTTCAGCGTCGGCAAGGTGGTCAACTACGGCGGCACCGGGGTTTATGACGAGGGCAACCACACGTTCGACTTCCCGGACCGGCTCGCCCCGGACAGCTTCGCCCTGCGCGGGCCGTGGGCTTTGAATTACCAGGGCATCACGGCACGGGCCGACGGCGCGACGATCCGGCTGAACTATCGCGCGCGCAATGTCTATCTCGTCGTCGGCGGTAACGGCACCGTGCGGATCACCCACGAGGGTGTCACCCGCGAATTGCCGGTCTCCGGTCCGCCGAACATGCGCCAGATCATCGCCGACGATCCCGCGGGCACCGGCACCGTCGAGGTGTCACTCGACGATGGGCTGCAGGCGTTTTCGTTCACCTACGGCTGA